One window from the genome of Jiangella alba encodes:
- a CDS encoding DUF6325 family protein: protein MRFRPVEVLILTFPGERVDPLAVEALRGVVDMGDVTLLDIVFAAREANGDLRVVEFAEGADAFGFGGVEIAEGELVNDEDIAVVADALPPGNSAVLIAYENTWVRRVSEAVRDSGGQVALHVLIPSEAADDALRGN, encoded by the coding sequence ATGAGGTTCCGGCCGGTCGAGGTATTGATCCTGACCTTTCCCGGCGAGCGGGTCGACCCGCTCGCCGTCGAGGCGCTGCGCGGCGTCGTCGACATGGGGGACGTCACGTTGTTGGACATCGTGTTCGCGGCGCGCGAGGCGAACGGCGACCTCCGGGTCGTCGAGTTCGCCGAGGGCGCCGATGCGTTCGGCTTCGGCGGGGTGGAGATCGCCGAGGGCGAACTGGTGAACGACGAGGACATCGCCGTCGTCGCCGACGCACTGCCGCCGGGGAACTCGGCGGTGCTCATCGCCTACGAGAACACCTGGGTACGCCGCGTCTCCGAAGCCGTCCGCGATTCCGGCGGCCAGGTCGCGCTGCACGTCCTGATCCCGTCGGAAGCGGCCGACGACGCGTTGAGGGGGAACTGA
- a CDS encoding LuxR C-terminal-related transcriptional regulator — protein MLALVSAPAGAGKTMLLAQWWQRQRSAGVPVAWLALDEHDDDPYVLWSGLLRACGRAVRGVDAAAEVRLAALTPPGDAGNRGFLTAFAEAVDALQQPLWVLLDDVHVIASPRGLACLAGLIRYRPAGLRLMLGSRFDPPLPVARMVLDGQATEVRAADLAFDRDEAGLLLRRRHLELDEPDLALLLERTEGWAAGLSLAALSLASQDDVTKYIAGFAGDERPLADYLVAEVLDALSDETVDLLLATAVAETLTADLASRLSGRADAGAVLARLARDNALVARVGRAPTSYRVHGLLRSFLLAEGNRRDVVAQRQHHVEASRWFLDHGLPGPAMDHAAEGGDWPRAAELVDRYGLRLLLSGDAARVSATVRQLPDDLVIEPATALIAALAALHDGALPVARRHIDLVGRDPSRHRSARLRLLHTTALMYEARLRGERGPELGELLGQSEEQVPGEPDLLLLAAVNRGVLRIWCREYDAAEDDLREALRMARRDGRDALALECLSYLAVGAAARGDAESITRRTIEAIDFAGRRGWSATGRMTPVYLLAAGVAFQRLDHDETRRYLSLAAAIDADVEPEIELSARLLRACLAAAETPNRHEAARLLRRAWPYDDAALPPVGASYFCLTELQLALAAGDRAAVAEVLTRAERLLDDTGDLLVLRALAHAQDGRKAAARAALQPVLGGTVPCHLVSNEITGWLLSAHFAAELDEPARAHDALLHALDLAEPRRMFREFVAASGRVRSLLIHGEGRFGRYEEFVRTAVGLFGDDDGDTQRAMVSGEALTARELELLRDLPSLLSLEEIAGAHVLSVNTVKTHLKAIYRKFDVGSRRQAVDRARELGLL, from the coding sequence GTGCTCGCGCTGGTCTCCGCACCGGCCGGCGCGGGCAAGACCATGCTGCTGGCGCAGTGGTGGCAGCGGCAGCGCTCGGCCGGCGTCCCGGTCGCCTGGCTGGCCCTCGACGAGCACGACGACGATCCCTACGTGCTGTGGTCCGGGCTGCTGCGCGCCTGCGGGCGGGCCGTGCGCGGCGTCGACGCCGCCGCCGAGGTGCGGCTGGCCGCGCTGACCCCGCCCGGCGACGCCGGCAACCGCGGCTTCCTGACCGCGTTCGCCGAGGCCGTCGACGCGCTGCAGCAGCCGCTGTGGGTGCTGCTGGACGACGTCCACGTCATCGCGTCGCCGCGCGGGCTGGCCTGCCTCGCCGGGCTGATCCGCTACCGCCCGGCCGGTCTGCGGCTGATGCTGGGCAGCCGGTTCGACCCGCCGCTGCCGGTGGCCCGCATGGTCCTGGACGGCCAGGCGACGGAGGTGCGCGCCGCCGACCTCGCGTTCGACCGCGACGAGGCCGGACTGCTGCTGCGCCGCCGGCACCTCGAGCTGGACGAGCCCGACCTCGCGCTGCTGCTGGAGCGCACCGAGGGCTGGGCGGCCGGGCTCAGCCTGGCCGCGCTGTCGCTGGCGTCGCAGGACGACGTCACCAAGTACATCGCCGGGTTCGCCGGCGACGAGCGGCCGCTGGCCGACTACCTCGTCGCGGAGGTGCTCGACGCGCTCTCCGACGAGACCGTCGACCTGCTGCTGGCCACGGCGGTCGCCGAGACGCTCACCGCCGACCTCGCCAGCCGGCTGTCCGGCCGGGCCGACGCCGGCGCCGTGCTGGCCCGGCTGGCCCGCGACAACGCGCTGGTGGCGCGCGTGGGCCGGGCGCCGACGTCGTACCGGGTGCACGGACTGCTGCGCAGCTTCCTGCTGGCCGAGGGCAACCGCCGCGACGTCGTGGCGCAACGCCAGCACCACGTCGAGGCGTCGCGGTGGTTCCTCGACCACGGGCTGCCCGGGCCCGCGATGGACCACGCCGCCGAGGGTGGCGACTGGCCGCGCGCCGCCGAACTCGTCGACCGGTACGGGCTGCGGCTGCTGCTGTCCGGCGACGCCGCCCGGGTGTCGGCGACGGTGCGGCAGCTGCCGGACGACCTCGTCATCGAACCGGCGACGGCGCTGATCGCGGCGCTGGCGGCGCTGCATGACGGCGCGCTCCCGGTGGCTCGCCGGCACATCGACCTCGTCGGGCGCGACCCGTCCCGGCACCGGTCGGCGCGGCTGCGGCTGCTGCACACCACCGCGCTCATGTACGAGGCGCGGCTGCGCGGCGAGCGCGGCCCGGAGCTGGGCGAGCTGCTCGGGCAGAGCGAAGAACAGGTGCCCGGCGAACCGGACCTGCTGCTGCTCGCCGCGGTCAACCGGGGAGTCCTCCGGATCTGGTGCCGCGAGTACGACGCGGCCGAGGACGACCTGCGCGAGGCGCTGCGCATGGCCCGCCGCGACGGCCGCGACGCGCTGGCGCTGGAGTGCCTCTCCTACCTCGCCGTCGGCGCCGCCGCGAGGGGCGACGCCGAGAGCATCACCCGGCGGACCATCGAGGCGATCGACTTCGCCGGGCGGCGCGGCTGGTCCGCCACCGGGCGCATGACGCCGGTCTACCTGCTGGCCGCCGGGGTGGCGTTCCAGCGGCTGGACCACGACGAGACCCGCCGCTACCTGTCCCTGGCCGCCGCCATCGACGCCGACGTCGAGCCCGAGATCGAGCTGTCCGCCCGGCTGCTGCGGGCCTGCCTGGCCGCGGCAGAGACGCCGAACCGGCACGAAGCGGCCCGGCTGCTGCGCCGTGCCTGGCCGTACGACGACGCCGCGCTGCCGCCCGTGGGGGCCAGCTACTTCTGCCTCACCGAGCTGCAGCTGGCGCTGGCGGCGGGCGACCGGGCCGCCGTCGCCGAGGTGCTGACGCGGGCCGAGCGGCTGCTCGACGACACCGGCGACCTGCTGGTGCTGCGGGCGCTGGCGCACGCGCAGGACGGGCGCAAGGCGGCGGCCCGGGCGGCGCTGCAGCCGGTGCTGGGCGGGACGGTGCCGTGTCACCTCGTCAGCAACGAGATCACCGGCTGGCTGCTGTCGGCGCACTTCGCCGCCGAGCTGGACGAGCCGGCCCGCGCGCACGACGCGCTGCTGCACGCCCTGGACCTCGCCGAACCGCGGCGGATGTTCCGGGAGTTCGTCGCGGCGTCCGGGCGGGTCCGGTCGCTGCTCATCCACGGGGAGGGGAGGTTCGGCCGGTACGAGGAGTTCGTCCGCACCGCCGTCGGCCTGTTCGGCGACGACGACGGCGACACCCAGCGGGCGATGGTGTCCGGTGAGGCGCTGACGGCGCGCGAGCTGGAGCTGCTGCGCGACCTGCCGTCGCTGCTGTCGCTGGAGGAGATCGCCGGGGCGCACGTGCTGAGCGTCAACACCGTCAAAACGCATCTCAAGGCGATCTACCGCAAGTTCGACGTCGGCAGCCGCCGGCAGGCCGTCGACCGAGCGAGGGAGTTGGGGCTTTTGTAG
- a CDS encoding DUF6069 family protein — protein sequence MTSDPTSRSGPPVVDAGRLWAGGVATAVIGALIAVVGIVLIRGVFDIPILAPEGEGTWGDASTGWYAGGAALAALVSTALVHVLLLTTPQPLRFFAWVVGLATVIGVVAPFTSGADLDAEVATAGLNLVLGIAIGTLVSSVARSASRPAPRRRPGPPPADGTWPAAP from the coding sequence ATGACCAGCGACCCCACCAGCCGGTCCGGACCACCTGTCGTCGACGCCGGTCGCCTGTGGGCGGGCGGCGTCGCCACCGCCGTCATCGGCGCGCTCATCGCGGTCGTCGGGATCGTCCTGATCCGCGGTGTGTTCGACATCCCGATCCTGGCGCCGGAGGGCGAGGGCACCTGGGGCGATGCGAGCACCGGCTGGTACGCCGGCGGCGCCGCGCTGGCCGCGCTGGTGTCGACCGCGCTGGTGCACGTGCTGCTGCTGACGACGCCGCAGCCGCTGCGGTTCTTCGCCTGGGTGGTCGGGCTCGCGACGGTGATCGGCGTGGTCGCGCCGTTCACGTCCGGCGCCGACCTCGACGCCGAGGTCGCGACCGCCGGGCTGAACCTGGTGCTCGGCATCGCGATCGGCACGCTGGTCTCGTCGGTGGCCCGCAGCGCGAGCCGCCCCGCGCCCCGCCGCCGTCCGGGCCCGCCGCCTGCCGACGGGACCTGGCCCGCCGCACCGTGA
- a CDS encoding DUF6325 family protein produces MDTVDVGPVDILMLRFPGNQFKGEIVPAMRDLVVEGLVRIVDLMFVYRDADGIVGSIELAGLGPDLQPAFADLDGQLGGGLLDSEDVDEVAEGLAPNSSVAVLVVENTWAIPFVNAVRAAGGEVTDQARVPAETADRALRGLG; encoded by the coding sequence ATGGACACCGTGGACGTGGGGCCGGTCGACATCCTGATGCTGCGATTCCCGGGCAACCAGTTCAAGGGCGAGATCGTGCCGGCGATGCGCGACCTCGTCGTCGAGGGACTGGTGCGGATCGTCGACCTGATGTTCGTGTATCGCGACGCCGACGGCATCGTCGGCTCGATCGAGCTGGCCGGGCTCGGTCCCGACCTCCAACCCGCCTTCGCCGACCTGGACGGCCAGCTCGGCGGCGGACTGCTGGACTCCGAGGACGTCGACGAGGTCGCGGAAGGGCTGGCGCCGAACAGTTCCGTCGCCGTCCTCGTCGTCGAGAACACCTGGGCGATCCCGTTCGTGAACGCGGTCCGCGCGGCCGGTGGCGAGGTCACCGACCAGGCCCGCGTCCCTGCCGAGACCGCCGACCGCGCGCTGCGCGGCCTCGGCTGA
- a CDS encoding SHOCT domain-containing protein: MGLLRGMARTAVVAGTATAVSNRVSRRQADRWQQQDYERQAQYEQQAQAAYAAQPPPAPAAPAAPAAPAAPAEDSLADQLSRLADLKAQGVLSDEEFAAAKARLLGG; the protein is encoded by the coding sequence ATGGGACTGCTGCGCGGGATGGCCCGGACCGCGGTCGTGGCGGGCACGGCGACCGCGGTGTCGAACCGGGTGTCGCGCCGCCAGGCCGACCGCTGGCAGCAACAGGACTACGAGCGGCAGGCACAGTACGAGCAGCAGGCGCAGGCGGCCTACGCCGCCCAGCCGCCGCCCGCACCGGCGGCGCCCGCCGCGCCCGCCGCGCCCGCCGCGCCGGCCGAGGACTCGCTCGCCGACCAGTTGTCGCGGCTCGCCGATCTCAAGGCGCAGGGCGTGCTCAGCGACGAGGAGTTCGCCGCCGCCAAGGCACGGTTGCTGGGCGGCTGA
- a CDS encoding DUF1269 domain-containing protein, with amino-acid sequence MSDSNVEVFVAAFGTEDEAGQALKDFRAMAREGSIDLIDAAVVVRRADGKVTFQETTDPGGKTWAKRGAVAGGIVGLIFPPGLLVSAAVGAAGGGIWGKVRDKGFQDDDLRSIGDSLEPGTSAIIAVAEDRMIERLQAGLEGYRNIARHAVSAEAAAAVIAAPEEDSPS; translated from the coding sequence ATGAGTGACAGCAACGTCGAGGTCTTCGTGGCCGCCTTCGGCACCGAGGACGAGGCCGGCCAGGCCCTGAAGGACTTCCGCGCGATGGCCCGCGAGGGCTCCATCGACCTCATCGACGCCGCCGTCGTGGTCCGCCGCGCCGACGGCAAGGTGACGTTCCAGGAGACCACCGACCCCGGCGGCAAGACGTGGGCCAAGCGCGGCGCCGTCGCGGGCGGCATCGTCGGCCTCATCTTCCCGCCCGGGCTGCTGGTGTCGGCGGCGGTCGGCGCGGCCGGCGGCGGCATCTGGGGCAAGGTGCGCGACAAGGGCTTCCAGGACGACGACCTGCGCTCCATCGGCGACAGCCTCGAGCCCGGCACGTCCGCCATCATCGCCGTCGCCGAGGACCGGATGATCGAGCGGCTGCAGGCCGGGCTGGAGGGCTACCGCAACATCGCGCGGCACGCCGTCAGCGCCGAGGCCGCGGCCGCCGTCATCGCCGCACCGGAGGAGGACTCACCCTCCTGA
- a CDS encoding SgcJ/EcaC family oxidoreductase, whose amino-acid sequence MTTQIEAVAAEAELDAIRRVIDVVEHAQNNELPDEFLALFRDDAIWTTGGGKRLYGLDEIAAFTRQVLPGGMTDMSVRFELEHVLFIRPDVAAVKLRQVYTTPDGLDVGSPLWVMAKEDGRWLLTACQNIGVPDDEDVAPGRPVFGAA is encoded by the coding sequence ATGACCACACAGATCGAGGCCGTGGCCGCCGAGGCCGAGCTGGACGCCATCCGCCGCGTCATCGACGTCGTCGAGCACGCGCAGAACAACGAGCTGCCCGACGAGTTCCTGGCGCTGTTCCGCGACGACGCCATCTGGACCACCGGCGGCGGGAAGCGGCTCTACGGGCTGGACGAGATCGCCGCGTTCACCCGGCAGGTGCTGCCCGGTGGCATGACGGACATGTCGGTGCGGTTCGAGCTGGAGCACGTGCTGTTCATCCGTCCCGACGTCGCCGCCGTGAAGCTGCGCCAGGTCTACACGACACCCGACGGGCTGGACGTCGGGTCGCCGCTGTGGGTCATGGCCAAGGAGGACGGCCGCTGGCTGCTCACCGCGTGCCAGAACATCGGCGTCCCCGACGACGAGGACGTCGCGCCCGGGCGGCCGGTGTTCGGAGCCGCGTAG
- a CDS encoding NAD(P)H-binding protein, giving the protein MRIAVTGASGRLGGQVAAFLAPEHEVVALVRRPAAYDPPPGVTVAAADYADPESLRAALTGVDTLVFVSSDGHAATVMLHHANVVRAAADARVGHVVALSGLDADAGSPFCYAVTNGHTEELLAAAGCGYSLARASVFAEFFAALVRGARHGDEVRLPAGDARVSLVARADVGRALAALAVRPPSNTHHDLTGPAALPVADVVAAFAPGARYADVPASAYQAALLDGGETSWWAHAYTTMLESIRLGRWAAVTGDVAALTGRPPAEVLPVTPP; this is encoded by the coding sequence GTGCGAATCGCGGTGACGGGGGCGAGCGGGCGGCTGGGCGGTCAGGTGGCGGCGTTCCTGGCGCCTGAGCACGAGGTGGTGGCGCTGGTGCGCCGGCCCGCCGCGTACGACCCGCCGCCGGGCGTCACCGTCGCCGCCGCGGACTATGCGGACCCCGAGTCGTTGCGCGCCGCGCTGACCGGTGTCGACACGCTGGTGTTCGTGTCCAGCGACGGCCACGCGGCCACCGTCATGCTGCACCACGCGAACGTCGTGCGGGCGGCCGCCGACGCGCGGGTCGGGCACGTCGTCGCGCTGAGCGGGCTCGACGCCGACGCCGGGTCGCCGTTCTGTTACGCCGTCACCAACGGGCACACCGAGGAGCTGCTGGCGGCCGCCGGCTGCGGCTACTCGCTGGCCCGCGCCTCGGTGTTCGCCGAGTTCTTCGCCGCGCTGGTCCGCGGCGCCCGGCACGGCGACGAGGTGCGGCTGCCGGCCGGCGACGCGCGGGTGTCGCTGGTGGCCCGGGCCGACGTCGGGCGGGCACTGGCCGCACTGGCGGTGCGGCCGCCGTCGAACACGCACCACGACCTCACCGGGCCGGCCGCGCTGCCCGTCGCCGACGTCGTGGCGGCGTTCGCGCCCGGCGCCCGCTACGCCGACGTCCCGGCGAGCGCGTACCAGGCGGCGCTGCTGGACGGCGGCGAGACGTCCTGGTGGGCGCACGCCTACACGACGATGCTGGAGTCCATCCGCCTGGGCCGCTGGGCCGCCGTCACCGGCGACGTCGCCGCGCTCACCGGACGCCCGCCCGCCGAGGTGCTGCCCGTGACCCCGCCCTAG
- a CDS encoding cation diffusion facilitator family transporter encodes MPVNTRRDVLRRRVRLIVATTIGYNVVEAVIAISAGTAASSAALMGFGLDSVVEVVSAAAIAWQFAGRDHEARERTALRVVAFSFFALAAYVTFEAVQALAGAEEPDHSSVGIVLAAVSLAVMPALSFAERRTGRELGSAAVVADSKQTLICSYLSAVLLAGLVLNSALGWWWADPLAALVIAGFAVREGAEAWRGDACATSAGALLRDPETDGCGPDCDCC; translated from the coding sequence ATGCCGGTGAACACCAGGCGCGACGTGCTGCGTCGCCGGGTGCGGCTGATCGTGGCGACGACCATCGGCTACAACGTGGTCGAGGCGGTCATCGCGATCTCGGCCGGCACGGCGGCGTCGTCGGCGGCGCTGATGGGGTTCGGCCTCGACTCCGTCGTCGAGGTGGTGTCGGCCGCGGCCATCGCCTGGCAGTTCGCCGGTCGCGACCACGAGGCGCGCGAGCGGACGGCCCTGCGCGTCGTCGCGTTCTCCTTCTTCGCGCTGGCGGCGTACGTGACGTTCGAGGCGGTCCAGGCGCTGGCCGGCGCCGAGGAACCGGACCACAGCAGCGTCGGCATCGTCCTGGCGGCGGTGAGCCTGGCCGTCATGCCGGCGCTGTCGTTCGCCGAGCGGCGCACCGGGCGCGAGCTGGGCTCGGCCGCGGTGGTCGCCGACTCCAAGCAGACGCTGATCTGCAGCTACCTGTCGGCGGTGCTGCTGGCCGGGCTGGTGCTGAACTCCGCGCTCGGCTGGTGGTGGGCCGACCCGCTGGCCGCGCTGGTGATCGCCGGGTTCGCCGTCCGCGAAGGTGCCGAGGCCTGGCGCGGCGACGCCTGCGCGACGTCGGCCGGCGCGCTGCTGCGCGACCCCGAGACCGACGGCTGCGGCCCGGACTGCGACTGCTGCTAG
- a CDS encoding ArsR/SmtB family transcription factor yields the protein MTVTAEHTDALARLGYALSDGTRARILLALREAPAFPSDLAAELGVSKQVMSNQLSCLRGCGLVAASQEGRRTRYRLADAHLGRALGELLELVLVVDPTCCGPEGCTCR from the coding sequence ATGACGGTGACCGCGGAACACACCGACGCGCTGGCGCGGCTCGGGTACGCGCTGTCCGACGGCACGAGGGCACGGATCCTGCTGGCGCTGCGCGAGGCGCCGGCGTTCCCGTCCGACCTGGCCGCCGAGCTGGGGGTGTCCAAGCAGGTGATGTCCAACCAGCTGAGCTGCCTGCGCGGCTGCGGCCTGGTCGCGGCGTCTCAAGAAGGACGGCGCACGCGCTACCGGCTGGCCGACGCGCACCTGGGGCGGGCGCTGGGCGAGCTGCTGGAGCTCGTCCTCGTCGTCGACCCCACGTGCTGCGGCCCGGAGGGGTGCACATGCCGGTGA
- a CDS encoding aldo/keto reductase, translated as MEYTRLGGSGLRVSRIGLGCMSFGDPSRGYGDWSLDDDAAEPIFRQAVELGITFWDTANVYGFGSSEEIVGRAVRRYTRREDVVLATKVFFPMHDGPGGSGLSRKAIMEQVDASLRRLGTDYVDLYQIHRLDPDTPADETMEALHDVVKAGKARYLGASSMWAWQFAKLQYTADLGGWTRFVSMQNQYNLMQREDERELFGLLADQDVGSIPWSPLARGRLARPWAERTMRGDTDELLRERYTGDQPIADAVQRVAEARGVPMAQAALAWVLRNPVVSAPIVGPTKPHHLPDAVAALDLDLTDDEVAALEAPYTPRLPTGFV; from the coding sequence ATGGAGTACACCCGGCTGGGCGGTTCGGGCCTGCGGGTGAGCCGCATCGGGCTCGGCTGCATGAGCTTCGGCGACCCGTCCCGCGGCTACGGCGACTGGTCCCTCGACGACGACGCGGCCGAGCCGATCTTCCGGCAGGCCGTCGAGCTCGGCATCACGTTCTGGGACACCGCGAACGTGTACGGCTTCGGGTCGTCCGAGGAGATCGTCGGCCGGGCCGTGCGGCGCTACACCCGCCGCGAGGACGTCGTCCTGGCCACGAAGGTGTTCTTCCCCATGCACGACGGCCCGGGCGGTTCGGGGCTGTCGCGCAAGGCGATCATGGAGCAGGTCGACGCGTCACTGCGCCGGCTCGGCACCGACTATGTCGACCTCTACCAGATCCATCGCCTCGACCCGGACACACCGGCCGACGAGACGATGGAGGCCCTGCACGACGTCGTCAAGGCGGGCAAGGCGCGCTACCTCGGTGCGTCGTCGATGTGGGCGTGGCAGTTCGCGAAGCTGCAGTACACCGCCGACCTCGGCGGCTGGACCCGGTTCGTGTCCATGCAGAACCAGTACAACCTCATGCAGCGCGAGGACGAACGCGAGCTGTTCGGCCTGCTCGCCGACCAGGACGTCGGCAGCATCCCGTGGAGCCCGCTGGCCAGGGGGCGGCTGGCCCGGCCGTGGGCCGAGCGCACCATGCGTGGCGACACCGACGAGCTGCTGCGCGAGCGTTACACCGGCGACCAGCCGATCGCCGACGCCGTCCAGCGGGTCGCCGAGGCGCGCGGCGTGCCCATGGCGCAGGCGGCGCTGGCGTGGGTGCTGCGCAACCCGGTGGTCAGCGCGCCCATCGTCGGGCCGACGAAGCCGCACCACCTTCCCGACGCCGTGGCGGCGCTCGACCTCGACCTCACCGACGACGAGGTGGCCGCCCTGGAGGCGCCCTACACGCCCCGCCTGCCGACCGGCTTCGTCTGA
- a CDS encoding MBL fold metallo-hydrolase, producing MILTHIGGPTVLVEVDGWRLLTDPTFDPAGGRYAFAWRASTAKLTGPALAVDELPPIDAVLLSHDHHADNLDVAGRSLLASAGTVVTTVSGSRRLGGSAVGLAPGASTVLAGRGARPDLTVTATPARHGPPLSRPIAGDVIGFAVRVGPASAVALWITGDTVLYRPLREVAASLAVDVALVHVGGVRFGLTGPVRYTMTGRDAVSLIGTLRPRVAVPVHYEGWSHFADGPAGLDTALAAAPADVRQRVRRVELGVPTPID from the coding sequence GTGATCCTCACCCACATCGGCGGCCCCACCGTCCTCGTCGAGGTGGACGGCTGGCGGCTGCTCACCGACCCCACCTTCGACCCGGCCGGGGGCCGGTACGCGTTCGCCTGGCGTGCGTCGACGGCGAAGCTGACCGGGCCGGCGCTGGCCGTGGACGAGCTGCCGCCGATCGACGCCGTGCTGCTCTCGCACGACCACCACGCCGACAACCTCGACGTGGCGGGGCGGTCGCTGCTGGCGTCGGCCGGAACGGTGGTGACGACGGTGTCCGGCTCGCGCCGGCTGGGCGGCTCCGCCGTCGGCCTCGCGCCCGGTGCGTCGACGGTGCTGGCGGGCCGGGGCGCGCGGCCCGACCTGACCGTCACGGCCACACCGGCGCGGCACGGCCCGCCGCTGTCGCGTCCGATCGCCGGTGACGTCATCGGGTTCGCCGTGCGCGTCGGCCCGGCGTCGGCGGTGGCGCTGTGGATCACCGGCGACACCGTGCTGTACCGCCCGCTGCGGGAGGTGGCCGCGTCCCTGGCGGTGGACGTGGCGCTGGTGCACGTGGGCGGGGTGCGGTTCGGTCTCACCGGGCCCGTGCGGTACACGATGACGGGCCGCGACGCGGTGTCGCTGATCGGGACGCTGCGGCCGCGGGTCGCCGTCCCCGTCCACTACGAGGGCTGGTCCCACTTCGCCGACGGCCCGGCCGGCCTCGACACGGCCCTCGCCGCCGCGCCGGCGGACGTCCGCCAGCGGGTCCGCCGGGTCGAGCTCGGCGTCCCCACACCGATCGATTGA
- a CDS encoding alpha/beta hydrolase produces the protein MEPDTIVLVHGFWVTPRSWEHWITHYEAKGYRVIAPGYPGFEVEVEALRENPQIIVDVTVPAIIEKIEGTLRELDRPPIIIGHSAGGAFTQILLDHGFGAVGVALNSAPTEGVRVVPLSQVKSTFPVLRSPANRHKAVGLTAEQWRYAFTNTFTEEESNALYERYHIPANGGILWGSVLANFQPGPQETWVDYANDDRAPLLFVSGGEDHIMPPAIQQSNRKHYKSDTVTEIREYEGYAHLLPAQKGWEQIADDVLAWAVEHAR, from the coding sequence ATGGAACCGGACACCATCGTGCTCGTGCACGGCTTCTGGGTGACGCCCCGGAGCTGGGAACACTGGATCACGCACTACGAGGCGAAGGGCTACCGGGTCATCGCGCCCGGCTACCCGGGCTTCGAGGTCGAGGTCGAGGCCCTGCGCGAGAACCCGCAGATCATCGTCGACGTCACCGTCCCCGCGATCATCGAGAAGATCGAGGGCACCCTCCGCGAACTGGACCGCCCGCCGATCATCATCGGCCACTCGGCCGGCGGCGCGTTCACCCAGATCCTCCTCGACCACGGCTTCGGCGCGGTCGGCGTCGCCCTCAACTCCGCGCCGACCGAGGGCGTCCGCGTCGTCCCGTTGTCGCAGGTCAAGTCGACGTTCCCGGTGCTGAGGAGCCCGGCGAACCGGCACAAGGCCGTCGGGCTGACGGCGGAGCAGTGGCGGTACGCGTTCACGAACACCTTCACCGAGGAGGAGTCGAACGCGCTGTACGAGCGCTACCACATCCCGGCCAACGGCGGGATCCTGTGGGGGAGCGTGCTGGCCAACTTCCAGCCCGGCCCGCAGGAGACCTGGGTCGACTATGCGAACGACGACCGGGCGCCGCTGCTGTTCGTGTCCGGCGGCGAGGACCACATCATGCCGCCGGCCATCCAGCAGTCGAACCGGAAGCACTACAAGTCCGACACCGTCACCGAGATCCGCGAGTACGAGGGCTACGCGCACCTGCTGCCCGCGCAGAAGGGCTGGGAGCAGATCGCCGACGACGTCCTGGCCTGGGCGGTGGAGCACGCCCGGTGA
- a CDS encoding GlxA family transcriptional regulator: MIVLGGTFVLDLAVAVQAFGRRPSVFAKIRDEPEPPYEIGVCGLAPTPTSLGFTMSDLKPVDWITGADTVVVPGLEAPWAPQDRAVLDAVARAADDGARLVSLCAGAFVLGQAGVLGGRRVTTHWALADEFRAAFPEAVLVEHALYVDDGQVLSSGGMLASADLCLYVLSQDHGQSYANDVSRVLVSPPHRAGGQAQYARPGPRPSGPLSPVLDWLDEHLAEPLTLTGVAAQAHMSPRTLERRFRDETGDSLAAWIARRRVDRARALLEDSRLTVTQVAHAAGFGSTEAMRRHFHTYAGTTPRTYRETFRGAAPGRHFQ; encoded by the coding sequence ATGATCGTCCTCGGCGGGACGTTCGTCCTCGACCTCGCCGTGGCCGTGCAGGCGTTCGGCCGCCGGCCGTCGGTGTTCGCGAAGATCCGCGACGAGCCCGAGCCGCCGTACGAGATCGGCGTCTGCGGCCTGGCCCCGACGCCGACGTCGCTCGGGTTCACCATGAGCGACCTCAAGCCGGTCGACTGGATCACCGGCGCCGACACCGTCGTCGTCCCGGGGCTGGAGGCGCCCTGGGCGCCGCAGGATCGCGCCGTCCTCGACGCCGTCGCCCGCGCCGCCGACGACGGCGCGCGCCTGGTGTCGCTGTGCGCCGGCGCCTTCGTGCTCGGCCAGGCCGGGGTGCTCGGCGGGCGCCGCGTCACGACGCACTGGGCGCTGGCCGACGAGTTCCGCGCGGCGTTCCCGGAGGCCGTCCTCGTCGAGCACGCCCTGTACGTCGACGACGGGCAGGTGCTGTCGTCGGGCGGCATGCTCGCGTCGGCCGACCTGTGCCTGTACGTCCTGAGCCAGGACCACGGCCAGTCCTACGCGAACGACGTCTCCCGCGTGCTCGTCAGCCCGCCGCACCGCGCCGGCGGACAGGCCCAGTACGCCCGGCCCGGTCCCCGCCCGTCCGGGCCGCTCTCGCCGGTCCTCGACTGGCTGGACGAGCACCTCGCCGAGCCGCTGACCCTCACCGGCGTCGCCGCGCAGGCGCACATGAGCCCGCGCACGCTCGAGCGGCGGTTCCGCGACGAGACCGGCGACAGCCTGGCCGCCTGGATCGCCCGGCGCCGGGTCGACCGGGCCCGCGCCCTGCTGGAGGACTCGCGGCTGACGGTGACGCAGGTCGCGCACGCCGCCGGGTTCGGGTCGACGGAGGCGATGCGCCGGCACTTCCACACCTACGCCGGCACCACGCCGCGCACGTACCGCGAGACGTTCCGCGGCGCGGCCCCAGGCCGTCACTTCCAGTAG